In Lycium ferocissimum isolate CSIRO_LF1 chromosome 11, AGI_CSIRO_Lferr_CH_V1, whole genome shotgun sequence, a single genomic region encodes these proteins:
- the LOC132037638 gene encoding heavy metal-associated isoprenylated plant protein 41-like yields MAENSPLKVINQEDEEEKRIQHYSSYHQILLVGEGDFSFSLCLAHSFGNASNIFASSLRSYDDVIKMYKNGESNLEKLKSLGGSILHGVNATKMQHHPDLSNQKFDRIIFNFPHAGFHGSEDNKHLIQMHRNLVRSFLWSAKKMLSVGGQIHVAHKTTPTYNRWDLVGLGKENSLICIECAEFRAENYPGYNNKMGDGPKCDEPFHLGECQTFMFILDLSRKNVPMTKQKKHNLHEPSRKNVPMTKQKKRNSHKPSQKLQKVPKHNLHAPPQKFQKVPNSISPPIYSFQQQPSWIDRRNSPTYVSDKNGCPSLPARHDNKSECVRIFKPYFSYIQENFGREEIGVEVSVRQALQHASLMYRAETERPPEAYLKLLKELRFLSQSRISRLRQKLQNPDRRLW; encoded by the exons ATGGCAGAAAATAGTCCCTTAAAAGTCATCAatcaagaagatgaagaagagaaaagaatacAACATTATTCTtcatatcatcaaatactattagTTGGTGAAGgagatttctctttttctctctgtTTAGCTCACTCTTTTGGCAACGCTTCTAACATTTTTGCTTCCTCTCTTCGATCATATG ATGATGTGATCAAAATGTACAAGAATGGAGAATCAAACTTAGAAAAGTTGAAATCTTTGGGAGGAAGTATCTTGCATGGTGTGAATGCAACTAAAATGCAGCATCATCCTGATCTAAGTAACCAGAAATTCGATCggataatttttaattttcctcATGCAGGGTTTCATGGCAGTGAGGATAATAAACATCTTATCCA AATGCACAGGAATCTTGTGAGAAGTTTCCTTTGGAGTGCAAAAAAGATGTTGAGTGTCGGTGGTCAAATTCATGTTGCCCATAAAACGACTCCTACATACAACCGTTGGGATCTTGTTGGACTCGGAAAAGAAAACTCCTTGATTTGTATTGAATGTGCAGAATTCAGGGCTGAAAATTACCCTGGTTACAACAACAAAATGGGAGATGGTCCAAAATGTGATGAGCCTTTTCACCTGGGTGAGTGCCAGACCTTCATGTTTATACTCGACCTATCTCGTAAGAATGTGCCAatgacaaaacaaaagaaacacaaTTTACATGAGCCATCTCGTAAGAATGTGCCAatgacaaaacaaaagaaacgcAATTCACATAAGCCATCTCAGAAACTTCAAAAAGTTCCCAAACACAATTTACATGCGCCACCTCAGAAATTTCAAAAAGTTCCCAACTCCATAAGTCCTCCAATTTACTCCTTCCAGCAGCAACCAAGTTGGATTGACCGGAGAAATTCTCCAACTTATGTTAGTGACAAGAATGGTTGTCCGAGTTTACCTGCAAGGCATGACAACAAAAGTGAATGTGTTAGGATCTTTAAGCCGTATTTCAgttatattcaagaaaattttggaagagAGGAAATTGGTGTTGAAGTTTCAGTTCGTCAAGCTCTGCAGCATGCTTCTTTGATGTACAGGGCTGAGACCGAGAGGCCCCCGGAAGCTTACTTGAAACTTTTGAAAGAGCTTCGTTTTCTGAGCCAGTCCAGAATTTCAAGGTTACGACAGAAGCTTCAAAATCCCGATCGAAGACTGTGGTGA